The region ATGTTATTGGAGATTTTCCTTGGGCAGAAACTAAATTTGAAAACGTAACAAAATCAGCGACTTCCTCTTCCTTATCCCCAAATGGAAAAAGAGCCATTTTTGAATCTAGAGGAGAAATTTTTACCGTTCCTTTAAAATATGGAGATGCAAGAAATATTACACAAAGCTCAGGTACTGCAGATAGAGCCCCAATTTGGTCACCAAAAGGAAATAAAATTGCTTGGTTTTCTGACAAAGACAGAAAAGGATATGCATTATTTACAGCGAATCAAGATGGAATGTCTGACATTGTAAAAATTTCAATAGGAGAATCTAAAATGGCTTGGAACCCAACTTGGTCTCCAGATGGAAAATATATTGGATTTGTAGATGATGATGTACGCTTACGAATCGTTAATCTTGAAACTAAAAAAATTAAAACGATTGATGTTGGTGGGAATAATATTGAGCGGTCGAGCATTATTCTGAATTGGGCTCCGGACTCTAATTGGATTGCTTATGAAAAATCAGGAAGTAATAACTTTAGGCAAATCTATATTTGGTCTAAAGCAACCAATAAATCTACTCCCATTACGGATGCTTTTGCAGATTCATTTTCTCCTGTTTGGGATTTGAACAAAAAACAAATGTATTTTTTAGCGAGTACTAACGTAGCATTAGGTTCTGGCTGGGCAAATACTAGCGCTATGACTTCTAACCCTAGTTATGCTGCTTACGTTGTAAATCTCAACAAAAAAGACGCTTCGCCTTTTAAGCCCAAAAGTGATGAAGAAATCATTAAAAAAGAAAAAGACGAAGAGCAAAAAAAGGAAAATAAAAAAGATGCTAAGCCAAAAACAATCAATATAGATTTTGAGGGATTATCAAGAAGAACTTTCCCTTTAAATATTCCTTCAAGAAATTATTGGTACTTATTAGCAGGAAAAGAAGGGACTGTTTTTATTGCAGAAAGTATACCAAATCAAAGCGGTGCCACATTAAAGAAATATAATTTAAAAGATAAAAAAGCTAAAGATTTTATTTCTGTAGCAAGCAGTGTTTCTATTACAAACAATGGAGAACATATGTTAGCAAGAGTTGATGGAAATTGGAAGGTAATTGAAACTGCTGGTTCAAATGGTAAAACTGGAAAGCCCGTAAAAGTAAATCTGCAAATGAAATTAAATAGAATTGCAGAATGGGAACAAATGTTTGAAGAGGCTTACAGATATGAAAGAGATTATTTTTACGACCCAAACATACATGGTAGAGATTGGAAAATAGTTTATAAAAGATATGCTCCGCTAGTTCCCTTTATTAAACATAGAGCAGATTTAAATTATGTTTTAGATCAGGTTAATGGTGAGTTATCTGTAGGACATAGTTTTGTTAGAGGAGGAGATTTTCCTAGTATCGATAAATCTCAAGTAGGCCTATTAGGCGCAGATTTAGATGCCACAAATAAATATTGGAAAATCAACAGAATTTATACTACAGAGAGCTGGAATCCAGGTTTAAATGGTCCGTTAGATGCTCCGGATTTAAATATTAAAGAAGGATATTTTATTGTGGGTATTAATGGAAAAGAAATTACTACGGATGAAAATATTTATGAATTTTTAAATGGCACAAATAATAAACAAACCATTTTACATATCAATAGTAATGCGCAGTTTAAAGATTCTTGGAAAGAAACTGTTTTGCCCATTAGAAGTGAAAACGGTTTACGACAAAGAACTTGGGTAGAAGATAACAGAAGGTTAGTAGAAAAACTTTCAGATGGAAGATTAGGGTATGTTTGGGTTCCAAATACCGGTGGTCCTGGTTATGTATCTTTTAATCGTTATTATTTTGCGCAACAAGATAAAGAGGGCGCTGTAATTGATGAACGTTTTAATGGTGGAGGATTATTAGATGATTATATGGTAGATTTAATGACTAGAAGTTTACGCGCTGGGTTAACCAATGAAGTACCCAATGGAAAACCTTTTACATTACCCGCTGGAATTCTCGGACCAAAAGTTTTATTGATTAATGAATTAGCTGGTTCTGGTGGTGATTTTTTCCCTTGGGTTTTTAGACAACAAAAAGCTGGAAAACTTATCGGAATGACCACCTGGGGTGGATTGGTAAAATCATCTACACATTACAGATTAATAGATGGAGGTTCTTTAACAGCTCCGGATAATGCCGTTTTTGATCCTATTAAAAATGAGTGGATTGCAGAAAATAAAGGCATTGCTCCAGATATTAAAGTTAGGCAAGATGCAAAATCTTTATCCTTAGGAAAAGACCCACAATTAGAAAGAGCTGTAAAAGAATTAATGAAACAATTAACAGCAAAAAAGGAAATTACTCCTCCTCCATTTCCAAAACCAGCAAAAGGAAATTAACACCAATTATCATTTAAAATCACTGGTAGAATGTATTTCTAATTTTAATATCACAAAAAAAGCCGTAGCATATAGCTACGGCTTTTAGATAATATACATATCAGCGAATAAAAGTAGAAATTATTTCTTCTTTTTTGCTCCAGCTTCCATTTTCTTCTTTAAAGCTGCAAGACCTCCAATATCACCAAAAGTGGTTTTTTCTGCATCTGCTGATTTCTTAACAGCTGCTTTGATATTTTTTCTTTCTTGCTCTTTAA is a window of Polaribacter litorisediminis DNA encoding:
- a CDS encoding S41 family peptidase, with product MYPTKKKHIFFSVIIIFLCFHTITVFGQETRLLRQPDINDSHIVYTYGADVWVNELGNSQAKRITSTSAVESNPYISPDGKWIAFSSNRSGQNAVYVVSIKGGEVKRLTWHPNGASVRGWTNDGKSVLYASSRETAPRPYNRLWTVPVKGGAPSLISKQWGFDGSFSENGKSIVIDKMSRWDVEWRAYRGGQNTPLIVLDTKTSKETLLPHNNSTDIQPLWIGENIYFLSDRDLVMNIWQYNITSKTLSQLTKFKGSDIKWLSGHKNMLTYERDGYLHTFNLSSYKSAQLDINVIGDFPWAETKFENVTKSATSSSLSPNGKRAIFESRGEIFTVPLKYGDARNITQSSGTADRAPIWSPKGNKIAWFSDKDRKGYALFTANQDGMSDIVKISIGESKMAWNPTWSPDGKYIGFVDDDVRLRIVNLETKKIKTIDVGGNNIERSSIILNWAPDSNWIAYEKSGSNNFRQIYIWSKATNKSTPITDAFADSFSPVWDLNKKQMYFLASTNVALGSGWANTSAMTSNPSYAAYVVNLNKKDASPFKPKSDEEIIKKEKDEEQKKENKKDAKPKTINIDFEGLSRRTFPLNIPSRNYWYLLAGKEGTVFIAESIPNQSGATLKKYNLKDKKAKDFISVASSVSITNNGEHMLARVDGNWKVIETAGSNGKTGKPVKVNLQMKLNRIAEWEQMFEEAYRYERDYFYDPNIHGRDWKIVYKRYAPLVPFIKHRADLNYVLDQVNGELSVGHSFVRGGDFPSIDKSQVGLLGADLDATNKYWKINRIYTTESWNPGLNGPLDAPDLNIKEGYFIVGINGKEITTDENIYEFLNGTNNKQTILHINSNAQFKDSWKETVLPIRSENGLRQRTWVEDNRRLVEKLSDGRLGYVWVPNTGGPGYVSFNRYYFAQQDKEGAVIDERFNGGGLLDDYMVDLMTRSLRAGLTNEVPNGKPFTLPAGILGPKVLLINELAGSGGDFFPWVFRQQKAGKLIGMTTWGGLVKSSTHYRLIDGGSLTAPDNAVFDPIKNEWIAENKGIAPDIKVRQDAKSLSLGKDPQLERAVKELMKQLTAKKEITPPPFPKPAKGN